A single region of the Gopherus evgoodei ecotype Sinaloan lineage chromosome 3, rGopEvg1_v1.p, whole genome shotgun sequence genome encodes:
- the LOC115649254 gene encoding GDNF-inducible zinc finger protein 1-like isoform X5 produces MRLRESSALRLAGMEKKKILMKSKVAASNLLSALHSLYQFGHFCDVTVHTEHLGIQEEFLVHKAVLAASSNYFKGLFLHGEMLDAKNCTVTLQDIYSEEFTSFLEFVYTAEVEIDAEKLHRMKEVAERLECKDLLDICEEMKAEGRNALDLSVHLKGQICENGGSQWARVQQAEDNEMNDSSQIGVTSMKRKFWDSQECRKLLPDYEIVDEQCANPNKGGTDLLESKAGMVKSDKRNKIETGEMISMDTVNPEENKTSHCALNQSDSKETCIVIRSVLPGQEEDENSLISELPSKTERRKSPRNVSEVLPQMYTCEKCNQSFHFIKHYQSHMELEHDINIVLKHSCNMCDQLFSNRQNLRQHRLTVHNDERRFPCVFCEKRFKRRKDINDHIRRVHEKKRNPQACPYCNKVISSKCGLTVHIRTHTGEKPYKCERCPASFAQRSAYNTHVRKIHDSGQDRKLMPVYWMVVPPADRPDATYCETDISKDRWDGASDPGLRKAARSKDAMDYEEEPGSSSDAQVDCSKAGEERKGQYDESEANREDENEDRDEDEEETNVKGEEEGDYDAVYSEADGGKDNEDVSTDDDDDSSNDKDAEENESGEDFKIKKVNKARVTKKSAYVITCDKCDEQFVSRKKYVDHCKDVHQSLPGKVYQCDICSKSFASYNSWKEHRACVHTEERQFACTLCNATFKRKRDVRTHYMRKHEGRVKRPLCSVCGKILSSRTALVFHMRTHTGEKPYECSVCHSKFAQPSQLKIHTRSHTGEKPYVCEDCGACFADKGKLNGHKRTHTGERLFKCDVCGKHFATNEYLKCHKRCHMGAKPYKCDVCGKTFGLRASLAQHSNVHAGNKANRCCFCQ; encoded by the exons GTTTCTGGTTCATAAGGCTGTCTTGGCTGCTTCCAGCAATTACTTCAAAGGGCTTTTTCTTCACGGTGAGATGTTGGATGCTAAGAATTGCACCGTGACACTACAGGACATTTACTCAGAAGAATTCACCTCCTTTCTGGaatttgtctacactgcagaagtAGAGATTGACGCAGAAAAGTTGCATCGGATGAAGGAGGTAGCTGAGAGACTCGAGTGCAAGGATTTGCTTGACATTTGTGAAGAAATGAAGGCAGAGGGTAGAAACGCTTTAGATTTGAGTGTCCATTTGAAAGGTCAGATATGTGAAAATGGTGGGTCCCAGTGGGCTCGTGTCCAGCAAGCAGAAGACAATGAAATGAATGATTCTTCCCAAATTGGGGTGACGTCCATGAAGAGAAAATTTTGGGACAGCCAGGAATGCAGAAAATTGCTACCAGACTACGAGATTGTTGATGAACAATGTGCAAATCCCAATAAAGGTGGGACAGATCTTCTGGAGTCGAAAGCTGGGATGGTAAAGTCAGACAAACGGAACAAAATAGAGACAGGTGAGATGATTAGCATGGATACAGTCAACCCAGAGGAAAATAAGACAAGCCATTGTGCCCTAAACCAGTCAgactcaaaggaaacctgcatagtGATTAGAAGTGTGCTACCTGGCCAGGAGGAGGATGAAAATAGTTTAATTTCTGAGCTCCCCAGTAAAACTGAACGTAGGAAATCACCTCGCAACGTATCAGAAGTCTTGCCACAAATGTACACGTGTGAGAAGTGTAACCAGTCATTCCATTTCATCAAACATTATCAGTCACACATGGAGCTGGAGCACGACATCAACATAGTCCTCAAACACAGCTGCAATATGTGCGACCAGCTCTTCTCGAATCGCCAGAACCTCAGGCAGCACCGCCTCACGGTTCACAATGACGAGCGACGCTTCCCCTGCGTGTTTTGTGAGAAGAGATTCAAGCGCCGGAAGGATATAAATGACCATATCCGGAGGGTGCATGAAAAGAAAAGGAATCCTCAGGCGTGTCCGTACTGCAACAAGGTTATCAGCTCCAAATGCGGCCTGACAGTTCACATTCGAacccacactggagagaaaccttATAAGTGTGAACGCTGCCCAGCCAGCTTTGCTCAGAGGTCTGCTTACAATACCCATGTAAG aaaaatacaTGACTCTGGGCAAGACAGGAAGCTTATGCCAGTCTACTGGATGGTAGTTCCACCTGCAGATAGACCAGATGCAACATACTGTGAAACAGATATTAGCAAAGACAGATGGGATGGGGCATCAGATCCTGGGTTGCGAAAAGCTGCCAGGAGCAAAGACGCCATGGACTACGAGGAAGAACCAGGGAGCTCATCTGATGCACAAGTGGATTGCAGCAAAGcaggggaagaaaggaaggggCAATATGATGAATCTGAAGCTAACAGAGAAGATGAAAATGAAGACAGGGATGAGGATGAAGAAGAAACAAATgtgaagggggaagaggagggagattACGATGCAGTTTATTCTGAAGCAGATGGTGGTAAAGATAATGAGGATGTTAGTACAGATGACGACGATGATTCCTCTAATGATAAAGATGCTGAAGAAAATGAATCGGGTGAAGACTTTAAAATAAAGAAGGTAAATAAGGCCCGGGTAACTAAGAAGTCTGCCTATGTTATAACATGCGATAAATGTGATGAGCAGTTTGTATCTCGAAAAAAATATGTGGATCACTGCAAAGATGTCCATCAGTCCTTGCCTGGTAAAGTCTATCAGTGTGATATCTGTAGCAAGTCATTTGCTAGCTACAACAGCTGGAAAGAGCACAGAGCGTGTGTCCATACTGAAGAAAGGCAATTTGCCTGCACCCTCTGCAATGCTACgtttaaaagaaagagagacGTGAGGACGCATTATATGCGGAAGCATGAAGGGAGAGTGAAGCGCCCACTCTGTTCGGTCTGTGGGAAGATTCTGAGCTCCCGAACTGCATTGGTGTTTCACATGCGGACACATACAGGGGAAAAACCCTACGAATGTAGCGTTTGTCATTCAAAATTTGCACAGCCATCACAGCTTAAGATCCACACCAG GTCTCATACAGGAGAAAAGCCATATGTTTGTGAGGACTGTGGAGCTTGCTTTGCCGACAAAGGCAAACTAAATGGTCACAAGAGGACACATACAG gagAGCGTCTCTTTAAATGTGATGTGTGTGGAAAACATTTTGCCACCAATGAATACTTAAAATGCCATAAGCGATGCCACATGGGAGCTAAGCCCTATAAATGCGATGTTTGTGGGAAAACGTTTGGATTGAGAGCCTCCCTAGCCCAACACAGTAATGTTCATGCAGGTAACAAAGCAAACAGATGCTGTTTTTGCCAGTAG